Proteins encoded within one genomic window of Panicum virgatum strain AP13 chromosome 1N, P.virgatum_v5, whole genome shotgun sequence:
- the LOC120654017 gene encoding defensin-like protein CAL1 encodes MALSRRMAAPVLFVVVLLVVAATETVTARVVADETHCLSQSHTFKGMCFSSENCASVCKSENFPSGECKMHGATRKCFCKVVC; translated from the exons ATGGCGCTGTCTCGCCGCATGGCCGCACCCGTCCtcttcgtcgtcgtcctcctcgtcgtcgccgccacaG AGACGGTGACTGCGAGGGTGGTCGCAGATGAGACGCACTGCCTGTCGCAGAGCCACACGTTCAAGGGCATGTGCTTCAGCAGCGAGAACTGCGCCAGCGTGTGCAAGTCTGAGAACTTCCCCAGCGGCGAGTGCAAGATGCACGGCGCCACCAGGAAGTGCTTCTGCAAGGTGGTCTGCTAG
- the LOC120653417 gene encoding uncharacterized protein LOC120653417 encodes MNPTAVLINPRVWRPMEFNWLELLSSEISDPENISVSARLDGEPEPSLAVVSPLADGGGGSGGDNTFQNAEHPHQGQLVDWDTLQIVERQDEEEGRMELIDEDQMYVLLGLRDEDDKAEQAAKEAVAAASADGDKRKAPAMEDTHGAAIPVDDDMPGERMILYDPNKPSMDLGDNFDCWTQLYIQCKEADYYTYKCLVCKGRQIALKKLYGSWEDSFQMLFNWKAEVMKRSPGSVIEIGIQQLHNALGDIPVLAICTDACKGLEKAVKDVFPNAEQRECFRHLMQNFIKRWGGDAYSKMYPAARAYRVQVFQYFFNSVVESSTEILHWLYDHHKLKWMRSAFDPAIKCDYVTNNLAECFNNWIKDWKDLPVVEFADKIREMIMILWNKRRRIAEKLHGKILPAVLHQLKMKTRGLGHLYVVKADSLVAEVWDSTTTHNRHVVKPYLNECTCLEWQHTGKPCQHALALITAQQALDVKLEDFVNEYYSVQRFKNAYYTIIEPLPDRTHWPNVDLPFVVGAPLDKKTAGRYRKLRIKGFLEGGGSKGKRDAKEAAKEVDKEAANEADKEDAKEADKFKKKMIRGKRRCNGCGELGHGETSYKCRLNGTKKRKRKPRKNTTKYGDKAKVPSQKKQKTKTNIDDNGAAPNVHENEANIDDNGAAPNAQENIVAVRSPSKPTKESIMQASPHRLTRSRLAMLMGEGGGEQATMQNSPPKRSPAKKLIPRKLKTK; translated from the exons ATGAATCCGACCGCTGTGCTCATCAACCCTAGAGTTTGGAGGCCCATGGAATTCAACTGGCTTGAACTACTTTCTTCAGAGATATCTGATCCAGAAAACATCTCTGTGTCTGCAAG GCTCGATGGGGAGCCTGAGCCTAGTTTAGCTGTCGTGAGTCCTCTtgctgatggtggtggtggtagtggtggtgataATACTTTCCAAAATGCGGAACACCCACACCAAGGACAGCTTGTTGATTGGGATACACTGCAGATTGTTGAGAGGCAAGATGAAGAAGAGGGAAGGATGGAACTCATTGATGAAGACCAGATGTATGTGCTTTTGGGTTTAAGGGATGAGGATGATAAGGCCGAGCAGGCTGCTAAGGAGGCTGTCGCAGCAGCTAGTGCTGATGGTGATAAAAGAAAAGCTCCTGCTATGGAAGATACACATGGTGCCGCCATTCCTGTTGATGATGACATGCCAGGGGAGAGGATGATCTTATATGACCCAAACAAGCCTAGCATGGATCTGG GTGACAACTTTGATTGCTGGACACAATTGTACATCCAGTGCAAGGAGGCGGACTACTACACCTACAAGTGCTTGG TTTGCAAGGGAAGACAAATAGCTCTGAAAAAGTTATATGGCAGCTGGGAGGACAGCTTTCAGATGTTGTTTAATTGGAAGGCTGAGGTCATGAAGAGGTCACCTGGTAGTGTCATCGAGATTGGCATTCAACAG TTACATAATGCTTTAGGTGATATTCCTGTACTTGCTATTTGCACAGATGCATGCAAAGGCCTTGAAAAGGCAGTTAAGGATGTGTTTCCTAATGCTGAACAAAGAGAATGCTTTAGACATCTAATGCAGAATTTTATAAAGAGGTGGGGTGGGGATGCTTACTCAAAAATGTATCCTGCAGCAAGAGCGTACAGAGTTCAAGTGTTTCAGTATTTCTTCAATTCTGTTGTAGAGTCTTCCACTGAAATATTGCATTGGCTGTACGATCATCATAAGTTAAAGTGGATGAGGAGTGCCTTTGACCCTGCTATCAAATGTGATTATGTTACCAACAATCTTGCCGAATGTTTTAATAATTGGATTAAAGATTGGAAGGACCTTCCTGTTGTTGAGTTTGCAGACAAGATTAGAGAGATGATAATGATTTTGTGGAACAAGAGGAGAAGGATTGCAGAAAAGCTTCATGGGAAAATACTACCCGCTGTCCTGCATCAACTAAAAATGAAGACAAGAGGATTAGGACACTTGTATGTTGTGAAGGCTGATAGTTTGGTTGCTGAGGTATGGGACAGCACCACAACTCATAATAGGCATGTTGTGAAGCCATATTTGAATGAGTGCACATGTCTCGAGTGGCAACACACTGGTAAGCCTTGTCAGCATGCTTTAGCTTTGATTACGGCACAACAAGCTTTGGATGTGAAATTGGAGGATTTTGTGAATGAGTACTACTCAGTTCAGAGATTCAAAAATGCATACTATACAATAATTGAGCCATTGCCTGACCGGACGCATTGGCCAAATGTGGATTTGCCTTTTGTGGTTGGAGCACCACTAGATAAAAAGACTGCAGGAAGGTACAGAAAACTGAGGATCAAAGGCTTCCTAGAGGGTGGAGGCAGCAAAGGAAAAAGGGATGCCAAGGAGGCTGCCAAGGAGGTTGACAAGGAGGCTGCTAATGAGGCTGACAAGGAGGATGCCAAGGAGGCTGACAAATTTAAAAAGAAGATGATTAGAGGCAAAAGAAGGTGCAACGGATGTGGAGAGTTGGGTCACGGTGAAACTAGCTACAAGTgccgacttaatggcacaaagaAAAG GAAGAGAAAGCCAAGAAAGAACACCACCAAGTATGGTGACAAAGCTAAAGTACCAAGCCAGAAAAAGCAAAAGACCAAGACAAATATAGATGACAATGGTGCAGCCCCAAATGTACATGAAAATGAAGCAAATATAGATGACAATGGTGCAGCCCCAAATGCCCAGGAAAACATTGTTGCTGTCCGAAGTCCATCAAAGCCAACTAAAGAGTCAATAATGCAAGCCAGCCCCCACAGGCTGACTAGAAG TCGACTTGCTATGCTAATGGGAGAAGGTGGAGGTGAGCAGGCAACCATGCAAAATTCACCCCCCAAGAGATCACCAGCAAAAAAGCTGATTCCAAGGAAGTTGAAGACCAAGTGA
- the LOC120655494 gene encoding uncharacterized protein LOC120655494, which produces METERESTKPTAVPPSAAISAVLGDDDLLREILLRLAFPTTLVRAALVSRRWLRHASDPAFLRRFRRLHPPALLGFYLRELGARAPRFVPVSRAPELATAIRRAGAAAGQFFISDCRNGRLLVTDFDPTACRHAVLSPLRPAHGKTVLPPAPKRSLIWFFLPEKAAGGGAVAVLMLPLGTSTKAKLQVDLLASGSGAWVVRRTAVIDLPETLPPIAYTLPPVRGKIYSLTKSGRILRLDMNAAEGSLLQLPERVSTDNFTLSSGEEGSMLFLIHAEGDLLSIWQLPTTSSDAHDWALVHDRVPVREACRRREDVLVLAVDDNLELVFLWLRSSAVLMHMHLKSRSEKVYDELKVRDGRFLDINPFMMVWPPVFPALRDDDNLDG; this is translated from the coding sequence ATGGAAACCGAGAGGGAGAGCACGAAGCCCACCGCAGTGCCGCCGTCGGCCGCGATCTCAGCGGTGCTCGGCGACGACGACCTCCTCCGTGAGATCCTGCTGCGCCTCGCCTTCCCCACTACCCTCGTCCGCGCCGCCCTCGTCTCCAGGCGCTGGCTCCGGCACGCCTCCGACCCCGCCTTCCTCCGCCGcttccgccgcctccacccgccCGCGCTCCTCGGCTTCTACCTCAGGGAActgggcgcgcgggcccctCGGTTCGTGCCCGTCTCGCGGGCCCCGGAGCTCGCCACCGCGATCCGCCGCGCGGGCGCAGCCGCGGGCCAGTTCTTCATCAGCGACTGCCGGAACGGGCGCCTCCTCGTCACGGACTTCGACCCCACGGCCTGCCGACACGCGGTGCTCAGCCCGCTGCGCCCTGCGCATGGGAAGACCGTCCTCCCGCCGGCGCCGAAGCGGAGTCTGATATGGTTCTTCCTCCCCGAAaaagccgccggcggcggcgccgtcgcggtATTGATGCTGCCTCTTGGTACGAGTACGAAAGCAAAGCTCCAAGTGGATCTGCTCGCTTCAGGATCTGGCGCCTGGGTCGTCCGCCGCACTGCGGTGATAGATCTCCCGGAGACATTGCCTCCAATCGCGTACACGCTTCCACCAGTCCGAGGCAAGATCTACAGCTTGACCAAGTCTGGGCGTATTCTCCGGTTGGATATGAACGCCGCGGAGGGCTCTCTTCTCCAGCTGCCGGAAAGAGTGAGCACGGACAACTTCACGCTCTCAAGTGGCGAGGAGGGTTCGATGCTGTTCCTCATCCACGCTGAAGGGGATCTGCTCAGCATCTGGCAGCTTCCGACGACCAGCAGCGATGCCCATGACTGGGCGCTGGTGCATGACAGAGTTCCTGTGCGTGAGGCGTGCCGTCGTCGTGAGGATGTTTTGGTGCTGGCAGTTGATGATAATCTGGAGCTTGTGTTCCTGTGGCTGAGGTCAAGTGCGGTTCTCATGCATATGCATCTCAAGAGCAGGAGCGAGAAAGTGTATGACGAATTGAAGGTGCGTGACGGGCGCTTCTTGGATATCAACCCCTTCATGATGGTTTGGCCTCCGGTCTTCCCAGCATTGAGGGATGACGACAATcttgatggatga
- the LOC120655495 gene encoding probable glutathione S-transferase GSTU6, which produces MAGAGAAASDELKVLGVWPSPFVIPVRIALNMKGLSYEYVEEDLYNKSLLLVGSNPVHKKVPVLLHGGRAINESQIILQYIDELWAGTPALLPSDPYERATARFWAAYIDDKVRSAWVVMVFRYKNKDEWAEGVARAGEALDTLEGAFRDCSKGKPFFGGDGIGFVDLVLGGYLGWFGAFGKIIGRRLIDPAKTPLLAAWEDRFRAADVAKGVVPDDVDKVLAYQQVLLAR; this is translated from the coding sequence ATGGCGGGAGCGGGAGCCGCAGCCAGCGACGAGCTGAAGGTGCTGGGCGTGTGGCCGAGCCCGTTCGTGATCCCTGTCCGCATCGCGCTCAACATGAAAGGCCTGTCCTACGAGTACGTGGAGGAGGACCTGTACAACAAGAGCTTGCTCCTCGTGGGCTCCAACCCGGTGCACAAGAAAGTGCCGGTGCTCCTCCACGGCGGCCGCGCCATCAACGAGTCCCAGATCATCCTGCAGTACATTGACGAGTTGTGGGCGGGGACGCCGGCGCTGCTGCCGTCGGACCCCTACGAGCGCGCGACGGCGCGGTTCTGGGCGGCGTACATCGACGACAAGGTGAGGTCGGCGTGGGTCGTGATGGTGTTCAGGTATAAGAACAAGGACGAGTGGGCGGAGGGCgtggcgcgcgccggcgaggcgctCGACACCCTGGAGGGCGCCTTCAGGGACTGCTCCAAGGGGAAGCCTTtcttcggcggcgacggcatcgGCTTCGTGGACCTCGTGCTCGGCGGGTACCTGGGGTGGTTCGGCGCCTTCGGCAAGATCATCGGGCGCAGGTTGATTGATCCGGCCAAGACGCCGCTGCTGGCCGCGTGGGAGGACCGGTtccgcgccgccgacgtcgcCAAGGGCGTCGTGCCGGACGACGTCGACAAGGTGCTCGCGTACCAGCAGGTCCTGCTTGCTCGGTAG